GTGCCTACATTGTCATGATACACAGGCAGGACGCCTTCAGGGCTCTACAGAAGCTTAGCAGAGGATCTCACAAAGTTAACCAGAAAGCCATCAAGGTGAGAGAGCCACACAGATTGCAGCTTAGTAAAGCACAGCTAAACACATCTCAGCAAATCAAAGAGAAAGCTGAGAATTTTCCAACTGAATCaagagctgttgtttttttatgtcttgACAGATTGCTTGGGCTTTGAACAAGGGCATAAAGGCTGAGTTTAAACAGTACTGGGATGTGGAGCTGGGTGTTACCTACATACCTTGGTCTAAAATCAGAGAGGCTCAGTTGGAGGAGCTAAAGGAAGGAGGAATCCTGGATTTAGACACCCTATCACCAGGTAAAAACTTCTGATAGACACATGAGGAACTaatacaaccccaattccaaaaaatgctaaaaaaaaccaAACGAACAAAAAACCCACCTGTTTAGAACATTCTActggtaaacaggttcattggtaacaggtgatggtgtCATAATTTTGCCTTTTAAGAGGTCTGACTTGTGTCCATATTTTCCAGAGTGGAGTGGAGCGAGGAAGACTCTTGACGTCCCAGACGAACTCACTCACAACGGCCGTTCGGAGCCACAGCAGCCTGAGGAGACACAAGTGTtacctgtggctgcagctgctcctcttgCACAGGTAAAGAACAGCCGCACCAGTATTTTACACTCTTAGCATTAGACCTGTGTTGATCTATCGCTGTTATATTAACATGGAGGCACCATGTCAAATCACATGACAGGCTGGTGTGTCACCTGATTGGGTAAGATGATTTATTAGTGTTGTTTTTTGATGAAGCTGATTAAATCCTGAGTGTCACTGGGGAGTATAACCACTAACTTTTTCATCTGAGATCTTCAGTAAATCCCTGTAAATGTTCTCAGGTTCCTCCAATGCAGCAGCCAATGGTTggtgtgggttctctccagccTCCTGTCTTTCCTGGTCCCATAGGCATGCCTCCGCCTTCCTTCCCCCCAGGcgtcccccctcctcctttcatcaGACCTGGCTTCAATCCCATGCAGATGCCTCCAGGTAGCACCTCCTACAGTTGCCATCAAACCATTTCTCACTGgctttcattcagtttttctctctgacacagTGCCTGTTCTCAAGTGATGTTCATCAGTAATGTCTTCACAAAGTGAGGTTGGCTCATGTTTAGTTATGTTCTCTGATGTCACTAAGAGCTCATGAAAAAACAGTTGTCGAAGGTGATAAGAAAAGTTTGAAatgggacaaaaaaaagagatgtcTCTTTTCACTCACTTTTTAAGAGGAAAATGCCAAAATACATAGTCTAGAACACAAGCCCAACACAACGCTGTTGTAACTCCTTTTCACTCTCTGATCATTCATGCTGGcctggcacacacactgtgttactgtAATTACCAAATTATTTTGCATAAATCTATATGAAACAGATTTCTCATAAGATTGCTTCCTTGACATGTAACTATCAGCAGACTGATTTAATAGTTAAACCTTTTATATATGCTAAGATCAGATGAAATCCTGTGGTTGGTCTACTTTGCTGTTACACACGGCAAACTGCACCAGTCCACTTTGTCAGAGGGTACCGTCCAGATGTCGCCCGAGTTCGCTTGAACTGTACCAGACTGCTGTGGAGGCACTCTAACTCCTCTCACCCCTCCTCTGCTAGGCTTTCCTCCTCCAGGTGCTATGCCTCTAGGTCCGCCACCTCCTTCCAAAGGTGGAGTTGAAGACCCGCCTCTGGACCCAGCAGGTCTGGACAGCAGGAAAAATGATGAAGTCCTAGAGGGTCCCAACATCTTCAACAACCAGATGGGACCTATGGGTcagtctgtcttttgtcttttcactaCAGTGAtactgttgtttgttgttctgctgtAAAATTACTATTGAGTTTGGCCATTAAAATTGGGGGGACCTTAAAACTGGGTGAGATTTTATTATTCGATACAGAATTGCGCTTCAGCTGTCACTTTGATTGGTTGATGGGCAGAAATCTGAGTGATGACAAGTTACGATGAACTTGTATTTATCAAGTGGAAATACAGAACCAGACATTTCGGCTTGTTTGTGCTTCTCAGATTTGTTGTGAATTAGATATTTTGGTGCTCATGGACAGTAATGAAAATTGAATTAGACTTAAAGCTGTACTTTGTATTTGTTTCTCCTTCAGGTAACCAGGTAGGCGTACCTCCAGGTGGTCCTCCAGGTTCTCTCCCGGGTGGTCCTCCAGGAAACCTCCAACCCCCTTCTGGTGGTCTGCTTGGTGCCCGGCCCGGTATAATCCCACTCCAGCGTCCTCCAGTTCCCCCACCACCCCACATGCAGCGTTTCCCTCCACCCCATGGGCCACGACCCCCTCACCCCAACATGCCGCCCATGCCCCCACAGATGATACCCAGAGGGCCACACCCTCAAATGATGCACCATGAAGCCCCTCCACCCAAAGGAGGCTTTGGGATGCTCCCTCCCCATAATATGAGGGCTCCTTTCCCTCCTCACGGGCATGGCCCTCCTCCTcaaggtcctcctcctcctcctccttttatcAGACCAGGGGGTCCTCGTGGCCTGGAGGGGCCAGAAGAAATGGATGGCAGATCATTCAGGGGAGACAGGCCTGCATTCAGGGACCGAGAGCCAGAGAGGGACAGGGACTGGGATCGAGACAGGGATAGAGAGAGGGACCGAGGTTTTGGAGGTGGAAGGCGTCCTTTtggtgatggagggagagggggaggtggtGATAGAATGGATGGGAGGGACCGGCTCGGAGGCTGGCAGGAAGATGGAGGCAATCACCGGGGAGGAGGATGGGACAGAGACCGTGATCGGGACAGAGACCGCGATCGGGACAGAGACAGGCGGGACTGGAGGGAGAGGCGAAGCACCCTGGATAGCGACAGGGAAcgagggaggggtgatgatggtgagagggagcgagggagaggagagggaggagaaagaggaaggggagaaggagggagtcGAGAAGGAGGGAGCCGAGAAGCAGGGAGTCGAGAacgagggagaggagctgaagcAAAAGAAGGGGACAGGCCGAGGCGATCTGAACGGCGAGAGAGGACCACGCGGTGGGACAGAGATGATCGATTGGCCGAACTGGAAAACATGGATAGATTTCGGACCTCTAACAGTGCACAGCAACCTTGCACGACCCCTGTGGTCACCGTTGAAACCAGTAAAGAACCCCGTGTGGAAGCTTCTCAAAAGAAGGCAGAATCAGAACTTTTAGCTCCAACCCCAGAGGTAACTACTGCTGCAGGGGAGCCGACGCCCTCCGAGCCCTTACCTTCAGCTCAAAATGAGCCCACAGAATCAAAACAGGAAGAGGCATCGTAGACTGGCTCGCCGCTCCTGCAGCCAGAGACTGCTGTGAACCactgaaagttaaaaaaaaaaaaaaaaaaaaaaaaagaaagaaagaaaatttaaaaaataaggTGTTTTTCACTATGATAACCAGCCTCAACTCCTGGCAGATGAATAACTAactagtcacagtttgtcaaTTGGAAATTAACAGTTTCTGGGCAGTAACATTTCCTGACAGCAAACATCTCCCACACACCTGAAAATGGTTGTTTTCAGACTTTATGGCTTATGGTCAAATTTGGCTTTGCATCTGTGGCTCAACACACACGACCACTTGAAAATCATTTTGGAAAAATGGCTGTGGTTAAGTATTGTCAGCTGTCAGCTCTTGTCTGTTCTTCTCCCTGTAAGTTGTAAGAACGAACAAGTGTTTGCATGTTAACTTAACTCTGACCATCTCAAGTTCGTTTGAGCTcagcttttatgtttttttagtCAAGTCGTTTTCCAGATggaggaaacagctgatttctgtgacacgtttgttttttttttttacttcatggCCTCCTCTGTGTGATAGCAGGCACTCCTCAACAAGGTAAATTTACtcatcttattttatctttttaatttGCCAAAACATcatgtcaaacactgaaaaatagAGGCGCCATTTCTTTTTCTTAGTTGTTTTCATCTCATCTTGTCGTCTCCTCATTGCAGCATCACAGCCTAAGGCGTAGTTTTTAAAGGACTGTGATGGCCTTAAGATCTGATCAAGTAACTTGCAGGTGTTTGAATTGAGAATGGTAtgttatttataaaaagaacgaagaaaaaaaaaagtacaaattaGTTTAGACAGTCATCTGGATGTCTGGTTAACTTACACTGAGAATTAGGCCTTGTACTTTTCTCACACAATTTGCTGAGCTCACTTTTGTCCTCACTTTTCACCCTTTGGATCACACTTTATTTCAGGCAGAATAAAGATGAGTCTTCATTCTACCAGACACTTGGTGCACTAACTGATCACTGAATCTGTGATGTGCACATTTACTGGCCAGTGTCCTTAACAGAAAATCCACTCTTAATACatggttttattt
This region of Chaetodon trifascialis isolate fChaTrf1 chromosome 16, fChaTrf1.hap1, whole genome shotgun sequence genomic DNA includes:
- the scaf4a gene encoding SR-related and CTD-associated factor 4; the encoded protein is MDAVNAFNHELFSLMDSKPPISRAKMISITKSAIKAMKLYKHVVQIVEKFIKKCKPEYKVAGLYVVDSIVRQSRHQFGADKDVFGPRFTKNITGTFENLCLCPVEDRSKLVRVLNLWQKNGVFKIEVIQPLLDMAAGSSSAAVPYTGTDEPGSSPPPAKEPVTVVTANSTTTSAAQLQNSDAFAAVAQLFQTSQGQQLQQMLQNFQQQPVKPDTNTQAPIHNIETQAPNVTTGLGMVALHPPLPTQPTHQKTAFDKKLLDRFDYDDEPEVGEEARKDEISSQPSLMQQPPAFLQHMEHFKPQMINMSQDVSQQVPLPPNGQLQAFGLPPGQSFPIMMPHMGHTLPGQPLPGSTGPPGFPGVCPPHNTAQQQQDLSMDVDRSSMRDGRHGQRSHSGSKSPKRRRSRSNSRTRRSRHRRSRSRSRDRRHHSPRSRSQERREREKERERRQKGLPPPKSETLSICSTTLWVGQLDKRTQQQDVACLLEEFGQIESINMIPPRGCAYIVMIHRQDAFRALQKLSRGSHKVNQKAIKIAWALNKGIKAEFKQYWDVELGVTYIPWSKIREAQLEELKEGGILDLDTLSPEWSGARKTLDVPDELTHNGRSEPQQPEETQVLPVAAAAPLAQVPPMQQPMVGVGSLQPPVFPGPIGMPPPSFPPGVPPPPFIRPGFNPMQMPPGFPPPGAMPLGPPPPSKGGVEDPPLDPAGLDSRKNDEVLEGPNIFNNQMGPMGNQVGVPPGGPPGSLPGGPPGNLQPPSGGLLGARPGIIPLQRPPVPPPPHMQRFPPPHGPRPPHPNMPPMPPQMIPRGPHPQMMHHEAPPPKGGFGMLPPHNMRAPFPPHGHGPPPQGPPPPPPFIRPGGPRGLEGPEEMDGRSFRGDRPAFRDREPERDRDWDRDRDRERDRGFGGGRRPFGDGGRGGGGDRMDGRDRLGGWQEDGGNHRGGGWDRDRDRDRDRDRDRDRRDWRERRSTLDSDRERGRGDDGERERGRGEGGERGRGEGGSREGGSREAGSRERGRGAEAKEGDRPRRSERRERTTRWDRDDRLAELENMDRFRTSNSAQQPCTTPVVTVETSKEPRVEASQKKAESELLAPTPEVTTAAGEPTPSEPLPSAQNEPTESKQEEAS